One part of the Terrimicrobium sacchariphilum genome encodes these proteins:
- the fusA gene encoding elongation factor G, protein MSANPNSPNRAFPLERTRNIGIAAHIDAGKTTLTERILFYTGMIHKIGEVHEGTTVTDWMEQERERGITITSAATTCSWLQRKEENIYKAYEGIKMRVNIIDTPGHVDFTAEVERSLRVLDGAVAVFCGVAGVQPQSETVWRQATKYGVPRIAFVNKMDRTGADFDAAVASMRNKLGANAWPVLIPLGREDYLKGQIDVLNQKAVIYSDNDQFGSTYEVVDIPEDHKAMAEKAYQDLVEQMCDLDEEIGMLFLEEKPISKQELKAAIRRQTIANRFVPVAGGSAFKNKGVQFLVDAVVDYLPSPLDIPAAKGQNPDNGEPIEVSSDDNGNFCSLAFKLWSDPFVGKLVFFRVYSGKLSKGDTVYNPRTNKRERISRIIQIQADKREDIETCYSGDIAAIVGIKNITTGDTLCDEDHPILLEPPSFPDPVIEMAVEPKTKIDQEKMANALQRLAEEDPTFRVFTNEETGQTVIAGMGELHLEIIRDRMMREFKVEANAGKPQIAYKETILAPADGEGKLVKQSGGRGQYGHVVVKIAPNERGKGLTVENKIVGGAIPKDYIPACIKGINEAVLNGVVGGYPVIDVHVDIVDGSYHDVDSNELAFKLAAIFAVKDGLKKAKPILLEPIMKVENITPEEFQGDIMGDLNRRRARISGMETKGNLCTIAAEVPLAEMFGYATAIRSLSKGRSSYSMEPSHFEQVPTNVLNAVLDQQKG, encoded by the coding sequence ATGTCCGCCAATCCGAATTCGCCCAACCGCGCGTTTCCTCTCGAACGCACTCGTAACATCGGTATCGCTGCCCACATCGATGCCGGCAAGACCACTCTGACCGAGCGTATCCTTTTCTACACCGGCATGATCCACAAGATCGGTGAGGTGCACGAGGGCACGACCGTGACGGACTGGATGGAGCAGGAGCGCGAGCGCGGCATCACGATCACCTCCGCCGCCACCACCTGTTCGTGGCTCCAGCGCAAGGAAGAGAACATCTACAAGGCCTACGAAGGCATCAAGATGCGCGTGAACATCATCGACACTCCCGGCCACGTGGACTTTACGGCCGAGGTGGAGCGTTCGCTCCGCGTGCTCGACGGCGCTGTCGCCGTGTTCTGTGGCGTGGCCGGTGTGCAGCCGCAGTCCGAGACCGTCTGGCGTCAGGCCACCAAGTACGGTGTGCCCCGTATCGCTTTCGTGAACAAGATGGACCGTACCGGCGCGGATTTCGACGCCGCTGTGGCATCCATGCGCAACAAGCTCGGCGCCAACGCCTGGCCGGTGCTCATCCCGCTCGGTCGTGAGGATTACCTCAAGGGCCAGATCGACGTCCTCAACCAGAAGGCCGTCATTTACTCCGACAACGACCAGTTTGGTTCCACCTACGAAGTCGTCGACATCCCGGAGGATCACAAGGCCATGGCCGAGAAGGCCTACCAGGACCTCGTTGAGCAGATGTGCGATCTCGACGAAGAGATCGGCATGCTCTTCCTCGAGGAGAAGCCCATTTCCAAGCAGGAGCTCAAGGCCGCCATCCGCCGCCAGACGATTGCCAACCGCTTCGTCCCGGTCGCCGGTGGTTCCGCGTTCAAGAACAAGGGCGTGCAGTTCCTCGTCGACGCCGTCGTCGACTATCTCCCGAGCCCGCTCGACATTCCCGCCGCCAAGGGCCAGAACCCCGACAACGGCGAGCCGATCGAGGTCTCCTCGGATGACAATGGCAACTTCTGCTCGCTCGCGTTCAAGCTGTGGAGCGATCCGTTCGTCGGCAAGCTCGTGTTCTTCCGTGTCTACTCCGGCAAGCTGAGCAAGGGCGACACCGTCTACAACCCGCGCACCAACAAGCGCGAGCGCATCAGCCGAATCATCCAGATTCAGGCCGACAAGCGCGAGGACATCGAGACCTGCTACTCCGGCGACATCGCCGCCATCGTGGGCATCAAGAATATCACGACGGGCGACACCCTTTGCGACGAAGATCATCCGATCCTTCTCGAGCCGCCGTCCTTCCCCGACCCCGTTATCGAAATGGCGGTCGAGCCGAAGACGAAGATCGACCAGGAAAAGATGGCCAACGCTCTCCAGCGTCTCGCCGAGGAAGATCCGACCTTCCGCGTTTTCACAAACGAAGAGACCGGCCAGACTGTGATCGCGGGCATGGGCGAGCTTCACCTGGAAATCATTCGCGACCGTATGATGCGCGAGTTCAAGGTCGAGGCCAACGCTGGCAAGCCGCAGATCGCCTACAAGGAAACCATCCTTGCTCCCGCCGATGGCGAAGGCAAGCTGGTCAAGCAGTCCGGTGGTCGCGGTCAGTACGGTCACGTGGTCGTCAAGATCGCCCCGAACGAGCGTGGCAAGGGCCTCACCGTCGAGAACAAGATCGTCGGCGGCGCCATCCCGAAGGATTACATCCCGGCCTGTATCAAGGGCATCAACGAAGCCGTGCTCAACGGTGTCGTCGGCGGCTACCCCGTCATCGACGTGCACGTTGACATCGTCGACGGCAGCTACCACGACGTGGACTCGAACGAGCTCGCGTTCAAGCTCGCTGCCATCTTCGCGGTCAAGGACGGCCTGAAGAAAGCCAAGCCGATCCTGCTCGAGCCGATCATGAAGGTCGAAAACATCACCCCGGAGGAATTCCAGGGTGATATCATGGGCGACCTCAATCGCCGCCGTGCCCGCATCAGCGGCATGGAGACCAAGGGCAATCTTTGCACCATCGCTGCGGAAGTGCCGCTCGCCGAAATGTTCGGCTACGCCACGGCAATCCGCTCGCTGTCGAAGGGCCGCTCCTCGTACTCGATGGAGCCGTCGCACTTCGAGCAGGTCCCGACGAACGTGCTCAACGCCGTTCTCGACCAGCAGAAGGGCTAA
- a CDS encoding OB-fold protein — MKKLFLLPLLLSATSIFAQAQLPPLPPSGFVTLDQIVNEFSTQPDAALQKYNGQRVAVYGRVGQVEKSDDTEGNPLVAYLQRADNPSPDVKCVFSADDVPTTNVMISDDQSQAIIFHRNSDGQLTEQRPFIVVGQNVVIRGTFSNYVAGDVVLKDTHLLKKEEAKKLIEENK; from the coding sequence ATGAAGAAGCTCTTCCTCCTTCCCCTCCTGCTTTCGGCCACCTCGATCTTCGCCCAGGCCCAGCTCCCGCCCCTGCCTCCCAGCGGCTTTGTCACTCTCGACCAGATTGTCAACGAGTTCTCCACCCAGCCCGACGCGGCGTTGCAAAAGTATAACGGCCAGCGCGTCGCGGTCTATGGAAGGGTGGGGCAGGTCGAAAAGTCCGATGATACCGAAGGCAATCCGCTCGTCGCTTATCTCCAGCGCGCAGACAATCCCTCGCCGGATGTGAAATGTGTCTTTTCCGCGGATGACGTGCCGACCACCAACGTCATGATCAGCGATGACCAGTCCCAGGCCATCATCTTCCATCGCAATAGCGATGGACAGCTCACCGAGCAGCGCCCCTTCATTGTGGTCGGTCAGAACGTGGTGATCCGCGGCACCTTTTCCAACTACGTTGCTGGCGACGTCGTCCTCAAGGACACCCACCTTTTGAAGAAGGAAGAAGCCAAGAAGCTGATCGAGGAAAACAAATAG
- a CDS encoding methylated-DNA--[protein]-cysteine S-methyltransferase translates to MSDYQRIAEIIRYLDGNFVDQPDLATLALRAGLSESHFHHVFTDWVGATPKEFLQCLTVSHARRLLLEGESVLTAAYESGLSGPGRLHDLCVSLEAASPGEIKAGGQGWKITAGYASTPFGKVLIAQSPRGVCWLSFPDGATGAWEEMASQWPRAEWLHSDGAAQQLADQIFQPSASRVPIRAHVRGSDFQVKVWRALLRIPPGSLVSYGALAMAAGFPAASRAVGTAIGQNAISYLIPCHRVIRQTGVMGNYRWDPIRKRAMIAWEGCLSAHASD, encoded by the coding sequence ATGAGCGACTACCAGCGCATAGCGGAGATCATCCGGTATCTTGATGGGAATTTTGTCGATCAGCCGGATCTCGCGACCTTGGCCTTGAGGGCTGGCTTGAGCGAATCACACTTTCATCACGTGTTTACGGACTGGGTCGGTGCGACACCCAAGGAGTTTTTGCAGTGCCTCACGGTAAGCCACGCGCGCCGCCTTTTGCTGGAGGGAGAGAGCGTCCTGACCGCAGCCTATGAGTCCGGGTTGTCCGGCCCTGGCCGGCTGCACGATCTGTGCGTCTCACTCGAGGCGGCTTCGCCCGGTGAGATCAAAGCCGGAGGGCAGGGATGGAAGATCACTGCGGGCTATGCATCCACGCCTTTTGGAAAGGTCTTGATCGCACAAAGTCCGCGAGGAGTGTGCTGGCTTTCCTTCCCGGATGGAGCAACCGGAGCATGGGAGGAGATGGCATCCCAGTGGCCGAGGGCGGAGTGGCTGCACTCGGATGGGGCCGCGCAGCAACTGGCCGATCAGATTTTTCAACCTTCAGCCAGCCGTGTCCCGATCCGGGCCCACGTACGAGGCAGCGACTTTCAGGTCAAGGTCTGGCGAGCTTTGCTGCGCATCCCGCCCGGTTCTCTGGTCAGCTATGGGGCATTAGCGATGGCAGCTGGATTCCCTGCGGCTTCGCGCGCAGTCGGCACGGCTATCGGACAGAATGCGATTTCCTATCTCATTCCCTGTCATCGGGTCATCCGACAGACGGGCGTGATGGGAAATTACCGCTGGGACCCAATCCGCAAGCGGGCCATGATCGCGTGGGAGGGGTGTCTCTCCGCCCACGCGTCAGATTGA
- the alaS gene encoding alanine--tRNA ligase, giving the protein MTSAEIRQSFLDFFHEKKHTIVPSSSLMPDSPNLLFTNAGMNQFVPIFLGDAKCPYTPGRAADTQKCIRAGGKHNDLDDVGLDTYHHTFFEMLGNWSFGDYFKKEAIRWAWELVIGRWKFPANRVYATVYAPSAGDPSEFDQEAYDIWAELFTAAGLDPKVHIVNGNKKDNFWMMGDTGPCGPCSELHVDLTPEGDTKGSLVNMGDARCIEIWNLVFIQFNANPDGTFTPLPAQHVDTGMGFERVTSIIQGTKGFTDFVHAKISNYETDIFRPIFDEIEVLSGKKYGSTLPPADLSAITEQESTDIAFRVIADHIRTLSFAIADGILPGNTDRNYVLRRILRRAVRYGRTLGFHEPFFFKLVDVLTRTMGDVFPELRKKHAHVREVLHMEEEAFNRTLDTGIKKFAGFASASMAAAIEFPDVDATEAAYRRTELQKEFGELSVPEFLRKSLEKFPGSVQKGQPVLFGQWAFELYDTYGFPIDLTELIARERGLGVDRDGFEKLMDRQRERARQAQKKEVISVSSIEAPATKFFGYDSEEIETRVIDVVGIKDKTAVILESSVCYAEMGGQVGDTGLLTHGGESWTISDTRKAGDTWLHFISGPEIPEPGQDVSLVVDCERRSAIERHHTVTHLLHWALHEVVSREATQKGSYVGPEKLTFDFNSAALTPSQVRDIERLVNERILENAVVSWSDVAYGDVKNRADVMQIFGDKYGDRVRVVQIGGAAQRLDGYSMELCGGTHTRATGEIGLFRILGEAAIAAGVRRIEAIAGLEAFDHAVGDAQRIVALAEKLNSPIGELEKKLDAMLAHQKELEKALKAASQREAAAKAKDLLASSTAIGSTPAIIADLGAVDGDTLQAAADALKGQYSGVVVLGGSGNGAVSLVATVSPEFTAKFAAGKIIQAIAPIVGGKGGGRPDQARGGGKDAAKLADALAHARTLLS; this is encoded by the coding sequence ATGACCAGCGCTGAAATCCGCCAGAGTTTCCTCGATTTCTTCCACGAGAAGAAGCACACCATCGTGCCGTCGTCCAGTTTGATGCCCGATTCGCCGAACCTCCTGTTCACGAATGCCGGGATGAACCAGTTTGTCCCCATTTTCCTCGGGGATGCGAAGTGCCCGTACACCCCGGGCCGCGCGGCGGATACGCAAAAGTGCATCCGCGCGGGCGGCAAGCACAATGACCTCGATGATGTGGGGCTCGATACCTACCACCACACGTTCTTTGAGATGCTGGGTAACTGGTCCTTTGGCGACTACTTCAAGAAAGAGGCGATTCGCTGGGCATGGGAACTGGTGATCGGGCGGTGGAAGTTCCCAGCCAATCGTGTTTACGCAACAGTGTACGCGCCGAGCGCAGGCGACCCGAGCGAGTTTGACCAGGAGGCCTACGATATCTGGGCCGAGCTTTTCACGGCGGCAGGCCTCGATCCCAAGGTCCACATCGTCAACGGCAACAAGAAGGACAACTTCTGGATGATGGGCGACACGGGCCCGTGCGGTCCGTGCAGCGAACTGCATGTCGACCTGACGCCCGAGGGCGACACCAAGGGCTCCCTCGTCAACATGGGCGATGCGCGCTGCATCGAGATCTGGAACCTCGTTTTCATCCAGTTCAACGCCAACCCGGACGGCACCTTCACCCCGCTCCCGGCCCAGCACGTCGATACCGGCATGGGCTTTGAGCGCGTGACCTCGATCATTCAGGGCACGAAGGGATTCACCGATTTCGTCCACGCCAAGATCTCGAATTACGAGACAGATATCTTCCGACCGATCTTTGATGAGATCGAAGTCCTGAGCGGCAAAAAGTACGGCAGCACCCTGCCCCCGGCCGATCTCTCGGCCATCACCGAGCAGGAGTCGACGGACATCGCCTTCCGAGTCATCGCGGACCATATCCGCACGCTGAGCTTTGCCATTGCCGACGGCATCCTGCCGGGCAACACGGATCGCAACTACGTGCTGCGTCGCATCCTGCGCCGCGCCGTTCGCTACGGACGCACGCTCGGCTTTCACGAACCGTTTTTCTTCAAACTCGTCGACGTGCTCACGCGCACGATGGGCGACGTTTTCCCGGAGCTCCGCAAGAAGCACGCGCACGTCCGCGAGGTGCTGCACATGGAGGAGGAGGCTTTCAACCGCACGCTCGACACCGGCATCAAGAAGTTCGCCGGTTTTGCCTCGGCCAGCATGGCGGCGGCGATCGAGTTTCCCGATGTCGACGCCACGGAAGCCGCGTATCGGCGCACCGAACTGCAAAAGGAATTTGGCGAGCTTTCCGTGCCGGAATTTCTCAGGAAGTCGCTCGAGAAATTCCCGGGTTCCGTGCAGAAGGGCCAGCCGGTGCTCTTCGGCCAGTGGGCCTTTGAGTTGTATGACACCTACGGCTTCCCGATCGACCTGACGGAGTTGATCGCCCGCGAGCGCGGCCTCGGAGTGGATCGCGATGGTTTTGAAAAGCTGATGGACCGCCAGCGCGAGCGCGCCCGGCAAGCCCAGAAGAAGGAAGTGATCAGCGTCTCCAGCATCGAGGCGCCCGCGACGAAGTTCTTCGGCTACGATTCCGAGGAGATCGAGACGCGCGTCATCGACGTGGTCGGCATCAAGGACAAGACGGCGGTGATTCTCGAGTCGTCGGTCTGTTACGCCGAGATGGGCGGACAGGTGGGCGACACCGGACTCCTCACCCATGGCGGGGAAAGCTGGACGATTTCCGATACCCGCAAGGCGGGTGACACGTGGCTGCATTTCATCTCCGGCCCGGAAATTCCCGAGCCCGGCCAGGATGTCTCGCTGGTGGTGGATTGCGAAAGACGCTCCGCCATCGAGCGCCATCACACCGTGACGCACCTGCTGCACTGGGCCCTGCACGAAGTGGTCTCGCGCGAAGCCACGCAAAAGGGTTCCTACGTCGGGCCCGAGAAGCTCACCTTTGACTTCAACAGCGCCGCGCTCACGCCGTCGCAAGTCCGCGACATCGAGCGCCTCGTCAATGAGCGCATCCTGGAAAATGCCGTGGTAAGCTGGAGCGACGTGGCTTACGGCGATGTGAAAAATCGCGCCGATGTGATGCAGATCTTTGGCGACAAATACGGCGACCGCGTCCGCGTGGTGCAGATCGGCGGGGCCGCCCAGCGGCTCGATGGTTACTCGATGGAACTCTGCGGCGGCACGCACACCCGGGCGACCGGCGAAATCGGACTTTTCCGTATTCTCGGCGAGGCCGCCATCGCGGCTGGTGTGCGCCGTATCGAGGCCATCGCGGGATTGGAAGCCTTTGACCATGCGGTAGGCGACGCCCAGCGCATCGTCGCGTTGGCGGAGAAGCTCAACTCCCCGATCGGCGAACTGGAGAAGAAACTCGACGCCATGCTGGCTCACCAGAAGGAGCTCGAAAAGGCACTCAAGGCCGCCAGCCAGCGGGAAGCCGCAGCCAAGGCAAAAGATCTCCTGGCATCCTCGACCGCCATCGGCAGCACGCCCGCCATCATCGCCGACCTCGGCGCGGTGGACGGCGACACGCTCCAGGCCGCGGCGGACGCGCTCAAGGGCCAGTACAGCGGCGTCGTGGTTCTCGGTGGCAGCGGCAACGGCGCGGTCTCGCTCGTCGCCACCGTGAGCCCGGAGTTCACGGCGAAGTTTGCCGCGGGCAAGATCATCCAGGCCATTGCGCCCATCGTGGGCGGCAAGGGCGGCGGACGACCCGATCAGGCCCGCGGCGGCGGCAAGGACGCAGCCAAACTGGCCGATGCCCTGGCGCACGCCCGTACACTGCTTTCCTAA
- a CDS encoding hybrid sensor histidine kinase/response regulator: MSDVPISVSDAEITVARLRRMTAVLPGIMYECEIYPDGRSRLTFMNDAVRDIFGLNPEDLLRDSTYFHKFVHPDDRESMLAASREHIRTLRPWHREYRYIFPKLGLRWVESQGHLSRRESDGTVIWNGFITDITERKIQQDALLESESRFQTLLSSPSVGFVITPVDFSWKTANAAMARLLGYTVDEFHARCYADVTTPADLPTLQKTMEEIITGQREHFEGEFRYVRKDGSIIWTLSCISLARDLEGNPKYLVIQATDLSALKRTEEALRKAKEEADRANLAKSQFLTTMSHEIRTPLHGVIGFTSLLQKTELSTEQREIVESIDQSSRLLLSLVSDVLDLSRIEAGRLTLDLRDIDLRALIADIARGTELDARRRGISFFCTIGDDVPAWVESDSIRIHQILGNLLGNALKFTHEGSVSLSVQTGIRSDDGSLEIHFTVQDTGIGIAKADHEKIFQPFSQADSSLTRKYGGTGLGLTIVRSLCELLGGGIRFESIAGKGSTFSASILVRPPSQANSPSPSSTRGGNMVPGGWRVLVAEDNILSQKLIRRMLERLSCETTIVSTGQDCVDLAVTGDFDMIFMDVSMPGMDGLQATRLIREAESRKQAQPVPIIAITAGVTEAERTECLAVGMTSVLGKPFTGESLQRAIMSVLH, encoded by the coding sequence ATGAGCGACGTGCCGATCTCGGTCTCCGACGCTGAAATCACGGTGGCCCGTCTGCGGAGAATGACGGCGGTCCTCCCCGGCATCATGTATGAATGCGAGATCTACCCGGACGGGCGGTCGCGCCTCACCTTCATGAACGATGCCGTGAGAGACATCTTCGGCCTCAATCCGGAAGACCTCCTGCGCGACTCCACGTATTTCCATAAGTTCGTCCATCCCGATGACCGGGAGAGCATGCTTGCCGCCTCGCGAGAGCACATCCGCACTCTCCGCCCGTGGCACCGGGAATACCGGTATATCTTTCCCAAGCTGGGACTCCGCTGGGTGGAAAGCCAGGGACATCTCTCCCGCCGCGAGAGCGACGGCACGGTGATCTGGAACGGGTTTATCACGGATATCACAGAACGAAAGATCCAGCAGGACGCGCTGCTCGAGAGCGAATCCCGGTTTCAAACCCTGCTCTCCAGTCCGTCGGTTGGATTTGTCATTACACCGGTCGACTTTTCCTGGAAGACGGCGAACGCGGCGATGGCGCGCCTGCTGGGTTACACGGTCGATGAATTTCATGCCCGCTGCTATGCGGACGTCACGACTCCGGCCGATCTGCCCACGCTACAGAAGACGATGGAGGAGATCATCACCGGGCAGCGGGAGCATTTTGAGGGCGAGTTTCGCTACGTCCGCAAGGATGGCTCGATCATCTGGACCCTGTCGTGTATTTCCCTCGCCCGAGACCTGGAGGGAAACCCCAAGTACCTCGTCATCCAGGCCACGGACCTCAGCGCGCTCAAGCGTACGGAGGAGGCTCTGCGCAAGGCCAAGGAGGAGGCGGATCGCGCCAATCTCGCAAAGAGCCAGTTCCTTACCACGATGAGCCACGAAATCCGCACCCCGCTTCACGGGGTGATTGGATTCACCTCGCTTTTGCAGAAAACCGAGCTCAGCACCGAGCAGAGAGAAATCGTCGAAAGCATCGATCAAAGCAGCAGACTGCTCCTGTCGCTCGTCTCCGATGTCCTGGACCTCTCACGCATCGAGGCCGGCCGTCTCACGCTCGATCTCCGCGACATCGACCTCCGCGCTCTCATCGCCGATATCGCGCGAGGCACGGAGCTGGACGCTCGCCGCCGGGGAATCTCCTTCTTCTGCACCATAGGGGATGACGTCCCGGCCTGGGTGGAGTCCGACTCTATCCGCATTCATCAAATCCTCGGCAACCTGCTCGGCAATGCCCTGAAATTCACCCACGAGGGGTCCGTATCGCTCTCGGTGCAGACAGGGATACGGAGCGACGATGGATCGCTCGAGATTCATTTTACCGTGCAGGACACCGGCATCGGGATAGCGAAAGCCGACCATGAAAAGATCTTTCAACCCTTCAGCCAGGCGGATTCCTCGCTCACGCGCAAATACGGCGGCACCGGGCTGGGCCTCACCATCGTGCGTAGCCTGTGCGAACTCCTGGGCGGCGGCATACGCTTTGAAAGCATCGCCGGAAAGGGCTCCACTTTCTCCGCATCCATCCTGGTACGACCGCCCTCCCAGGCAAACTCGCCCAGCCCCTCATCCACCCGGGGAGGCAATATGGTCCCTGGAGGATGGCGCGTGTTGGTGGCCGAGGACAACATCCTCAGCCAAAAGCTGATCCGCCGCATGCTGGAACGGTTATCCTGCGAAACAACGATTGTATCCACAGGCCAGGACTGCGTGGATCTCGCGGTCACCGGGGATTTTGACATGATTTTCATGGATGTCAGCATGCCCGGCATGGATGGTCTCCAGGCCACCCGCCTCATTCGTGAGGCCGAATCCCGGAAGCAGGCCCAGCCTGTCCCCATCATCGCCATCACGGCCGGAGTGACCGAGGCGGAACGCACGGAATGCCTGGCAGTCGGAATGACCTCTGTCCTCGGCAAACCATTCACTGGAGAAAGTCTCCAGCGCGCGATCATGTCGGTCCTCCACTGA
- a CDS encoding DUF4340 domain-containing protein: protein MSRGWTIFLCLLAVVAIGFLAIYEPLTRSTREKAQLALGGRVLDFDPAGVKEFRITSPSDELIIKRRGNGWRIEGDDKDRANPALIRDVLKLASNLQYSDRVDGREFRSDDDLGDFGLKKPKRKIQIFGDQDVTLLIGKDAAGDGKIYVRRGSDRDVYVIDDDILKLAFQDAQKFRDPRLTDLEADQVDRVIIRRSDGQIELSQDARGWRMVKPLSAPADQASVNAFLNTLLGLTIREVLSDDSGDLSRFGIVEGTNEISFYAEGKERHQTLRIGQATQDSVVAEFTARDSIFRLPPETIKLLNVTPDALRDHRLFPLNIDLVDMIRITFPENTIELRRKGDGWLLKAGPEIRPASNQAIRALVDAISSTRVSAYVLTSADKLEGDQLAPPRIKVEFLSVLSENTPETTAGARNIATISFGAEKDGQVLTRMNDSLEVAKVPAAILSALPSDPRDWQAPK from the coding sequence ATGAGCCGGGGCTGGACCATCTTCCTCTGCCTCCTGGCAGTCGTTGCGATCGGCTTCCTGGCGATCTACGAGCCGCTGACCCGCAGCACGCGAGAAAAGGCGCAACTCGCCCTGGGCGGAAGGGTCCTCGACTTCGATCCCGCCGGAGTGAAGGAGTTTCGCATTACCTCCCCCAGCGACGAGCTCATTATCAAGCGACGCGGCAACGGGTGGCGTATCGAGGGCGATGACAAGGACCGGGCCAACCCGGCGCTCATTCGCGATGTGCTCAAGCTCGCGTCAAATCTCCAGTACTCCGACCGGGTCGATGGACGCGAATTTCGCAGCGACGACGATCTCGGCGACTTTGGGTTGAAAAAGCCCAAGCGGAAGATCCAGATTTTCGGTGATCAGGACGTCACCCTCCTCATCGGAAAGGATGCGGCAGGAGATGGAAAGATCTACGTTCGCCGGGGCAGTGACCGCGACGTCTATGTGATCGATGACGACATCCTCAAGCTCGCCTTTCAGGATGCGCAAAAGTTCCGCGATCCGCGCCTGACGGACCTCGAGGCCGACCAGGTGGACCGCGTGATCATTCGCCGCAGCGACGGCCAGATCGAGCTTTCCCAGGACGCACGCGGCTGGCGGATGGTCAAGCCGCTCAGCGCCCCGGCTGACCAAGCCTCGGTCAATGCCTTCCTCAACACCCTCCTGGGATTGACGATTCGCGAGGTGCTCTCCGACGACTCTGGAGACCTGAGCCGCTTCGGCATCGTCGAGGGAACGAATGAGATCTCATTTTACGCTGAGGGCAAGGAGCGCCACCAGACGCTTCGCATCGGACAGGCCACCCAGGATTCCGTCGTGGCGGAGTTTACAGCGCGGGACTCGATTTTCCGCCTTCCGCCCGAGACGATCAAGCTCCTGAACGTCACGCCGGACGCCCTGCGCGATCATCGCCTGTTTCCGCTCAACATCGATCTGGTCGACATGATTCGCATCACCTTTCCAGAAAACACGATCGAGCTCCGGCGCAAGGGGGACGGCTGGCTGCTGAAAGCGGGACCGGAGATCCGCCCGGCCAGCAACCAGGCTATCCGCGCGCTCGTGGATGCAATCAGCTCGACCCGGGTCTCCGCGTATGTATTGACCAGTGCCGACAAGCTTGAAGGAGATCAGCTCGCTCCGCCACGCATCAAGGTCGAGTTTCTTTCCGTCCTGTCGGAGAACACCCCGGAGACCACTGCGGGAGCACGGAACATCGCCACGATTTCCTTCGGTGCGGAAAAAGACGGCCAGGTTCTGACTCGTATGAACGATTCCCTGGAGGTCGCAAAAGTTCCCGCGGCCATCCTGAGCGCACTGCCCTCCGATCCTCGCGACTGGCAGGCGCCGAAATAA